A segment of the Terribacillus aidingensis genome:
AATCTTGCGAGTTATCAAGCAGCATAATGCAGTACTTGCAACTGGACACATTTCGAAAGATGAAATATATGCTGTTCTGGAAGCGGCGAATGATTTAGGGATTTCTCACATAGTAGTGACACATCCGGAATTTCATATTGTCGATTTATCAATTGAAGATCAAAAATTTATCGTTTCCAATTTTGACAATGTATATTTTGAAAGAACATTTGCACAGCCAATAGGTAATGGCAACTATCAAAACAATCTGCCTGCCAATGTAGAAGCAATTCGTGAAGTTGGATATGAGACAACACTTGTATCCACTGATAGCGGACAAATTGAGAATCCTCCTTGGAATGAAAGTCTGCCAGCTTATATTCAGTTCCTGAGAGAAAATAATATAGAAGAAGATGCTATCGATTGGATGACGAAGAAGCTTCCTGCGAAACTGCTGAACATTAATTAGGAATGAAATAGGGGAATCTTTTTAGAGAGAACGATACTTATGTCGGAAAAGGGGCTGAATGGTAATGACAACATACCGTATAGGTGTACTTCAAGGAGATGGAATTGGGCCAGAAATTGTAAGCGCTACAACTAGTATCCTCGAAGCAGCTGCAAAAAAACATGAGCTGCAGCTGAATCTTGTAGACTTGCCAATGGGATGGGCAGCGATAAAGGAACATAATGATCCGATTCCACAGTACACAAAAGATGAGCTCGAAAAATGCCATGGCTGGATTCTCGGACCACACGATTCAGCAGCCTATCCGGAAGAACATAAACAGAAACGCAACCCAAGCGGAGAGCTGCGCCACTACTTTGATTTGTACGCAAACGTGCGACCTGCGAAAACGATGCCTGGTACAAAAAGTATGGTTGGCGAAGCTGATCTAGTCATCTTCCGCGAGAACACAGAAGGCTTCTATACAGACCGAAACATGTATATAGGAGTCGGGGAATTGCAGATTACACCCGATGTGGCTGTCTCAACAGGTGTATTCACCAGAAAAGCTGTTGAAAGGATTGCACACGCTGCTTTTCAAAGTGCCATGACAAGACGAAAAAAAGTCACCATCGTACACAAAGCCAACGTGATTAAGCTTGGAACAGGTTTATTCCTGAATGTATGCCGCGAAGTTGCCGAGCAATATTCGGAAGTTGAAGTGGATGATTATCATATCGATGCCATGACTGCCCATTTGGTACGTCGCGCAGGCGACTTTGATGTCATCGTAACGGAAAACATGTTTGGGGATATCCTTTCAGACCTTACTGGTGAATTGGTTGGCAGTCTGGGACTTGCCCCGTCAATCAACTCGAACGACACGCAAGCCATGGCACAAGCAGCACATGGGTCTGCACCGGATATTGCTGGTAAAAATATTGCCAACCCAATCGGTATCATGCTAAGTACGGTGATGTTCTTCGAATGGCTGTATTCCCAGCATAAGGATGAAAAGCTTAAACAGGTTGCGGAAACAATGGAAAGAACTCTCTTTAAGACGGTAGAGTCTGGAGTTAAGACAGGTGATTTAGGTGGCAGTGCTTCGACTTCTGAGTTTGCAGAATATATTATAGAGAGTATTCATGATGGAGAACAAAAGATGAGTAAGTAGAGTCTCTCTGGGTCATTGCTATATTATCTTAACTGGTACAACTATTGCGCTTTAAAGGACTGAAATTCATGGAACCAATCGGCCGAAGAATCTAGAGAGGGAGTATAGCCCTCAAAGGAGAAATTGTCTGTAAAAGGATCTAAACAGGAGGATTAGATATGTTCAAAGATATTCCTAGTACAAGTGTTTCAGATGCCCTTCAAGGAAAGAATCACATGTCTTACGAGATTAAACCTATAGGAGATTTTCAACTGTCTGGACCTGCATTCACGGTAGAAATAGACGAAGGGGAAAACATATCCGTTTTGGAAGCTATGTATAAAGCGAAACCAGGTGATGTATTGGTTGTGGACGGAAAAGGCTGGACAGCAAATGCTGTCGCTGGAGACTTTATTCTTAATTTAGGCAAGACACTGGGGCTGGCTGGAATTGTCATCGATGGAGTAATCAGAGATATCAAAGGAAGTTTGGCTCTAGACTATCCGATTTTTTGTAAAGGGACAACGACATGTGCTAGTAAAAAAACTCAAAAAGGGTTGATTGGCGTCCCAATCGTTTGCGGAGGAGTGTCTGTAAATCCTGGTGATTATATTGTAGGCGATAGTGACGGGGTAGTTGTAGTTCCGCATTCTGAAGCGAGCAGCATAAGAGAGCAAGCACTAGAAAAGATAAGTGTCGATGAAAAAAGAGAGAGCAGTGTAGGTCAGGATGTTGACGCTGCCAGAAAATATATTGAGGACTTTTTAATAAAAGCCGAAAAAAATATTGTCTTATAAAGAGTTCTATGAGTACACTAATTCATAATGGAAGAGAGGCAAGGTATCTAATGGGATCTTGCCTCTCTTCTTATTTTACTGTCATTTTTCCAAATCAACCGTTTCATTGATGTCTGTCGATTTTACACTTTGCCCAGTCATACGTTTATACATAAAGGCAATTTTCTTCGTGAAGTTGCCTGTATCCCAATATTCAGCTGCTTCCGCTTGTACCTTAATTAAGACAACGCTTGGATCATCATAAGAGGTTTGCATAATTTTCTCGTATGCTTTACTCCATAATTCCTTTCTCTTGTTTAAATCTTCAATGATTTCCGCTCTTCCACGTATGGAGACATAGGATTTACCTGCATAAGCTACATTCACATCTTGGTCATGTAGAATTTCTTCATATTTATCAGTTTCTTTTTTTGTGAAAAACCATAAGTCACCATCAAATTCTACTTCTTGCGTTTTCATAGGGCGAGATACAAGTCCTTCTTCCGTAACAGTAGTCAGCATCGCCGTGTCTACGTCTTTGATTAACTCTCTTACTGTTTCCAATTCTTCTTGTTTCATCATTTCCACCACCTAAAAACAATTTATAGAGGTATACTACCCTTCACGCCAATTTTTATTCGGATTGGTGTTCTACTAAACTATTTTTTATTTGTGTCAGCATTTTAAAGCAAAGTAACTTTTAGATTAAAAAAGTACCGTCTTCGAGTATGGCGAAGTCAATAGATATAACTTAATAATCTGATTTAAGTAAAAGAAGTTGTAAAGATGCTTAGAAGGCGATACCATCTTGCAAAGGAGTTATGAGATCTTTCTTGAGCCACAAAGTAAAGCACATAGCACTGAGAGAGTCATGGAGAGTGGCAAAAAGAGCCCAAATTAACTGCTTCTATTCTTAAATGCGTAAGCTGAGGCTGTCGAGAATGCCTCGACAGCCTTTATATTATGTTTTAAAGGAATGTGCCTCAGTGCTTCATTCTAAAGCGAACGACCTTATAAATTTCTATCAAGCAACACTCCCATTTGCCTAGCAACAACTTTAGCTGGTTCAGATAATCCGTTTGTGATCCATGCTTCCACTATCTCTACGATGGCCGCTCCAAAGAATCTCAGTACTAAGTTCCTGCTTAATCCTTGATTAATCCCTTCTATTAAATCCAAGTCGACATCCAATTCTTCTATCACAAATTCCAAAAAGCTCTTGCGAAAAGCAGGTGCTCCTTTACTTGATAGCATAGTAGAAAAGAATGAATAATTATGTTCAAAGTATTCAAACCAAATCAAGTTATCGAGATGGATTTCAGGTTTTGTTAGTCACAGGTGGGGAAGGCTGGTACCAAGAAGAAGGGAAAACTGCTCAATTGTTAAAAGCTGGCGATGTCATCGTCACTCATGGATGGCATACAACATTTGCATGTAGCTACAAAAGACAGCTGGTTTTGAACATATTGCAATAACTGCAGGTAAACCAGAATGGTTGGAACCTGTGGATGATGCGTTAATTTGGTTCCTTAAAAGACTAAATAGAGAATCAGACTGTCACTGAATTAAGGTGCAGCCTGTTTTACTTTCCAATGTAAAAGTGAAGTTTTTCCGAGATAACTTCGAATCAAATTACTTGCCACAGAGTAACACATAACATTTTGATTAGGGAAATAAGATAGTAAACCTAGAATGAAATTAGCTGATTTTTTTGAAAAATCTTTTCATTTATTGCAGATTCCATTATTAAAGTAGTATGGATATAAGATAAAGGATATTGGAAAGCGATCTTCCTATGTCCTTTTTTGATAAATCATATCTTCTATTCATATATTGTAGAAGGTCTTGCTTATATGGTGGAGCATCAGTGGTTCGAATAAAACAGAGATAATAAATATATAGTACACAGAAATGTGTGTACAGTCTTTTTATAAGAAAACTGTTATTCTTAAGATTCAATTCCGACGATACCATATCATCAATGGAATCAATAAAACAGAAACAATCCCTCCAACCATAGATAACATCAAAAAACTGGAACCTGCTACAATCAGTCCAGACAAAGCCCCGCCTGCTGCACCAGATAATGCAATCAAAACGTCCACTGTACCTTGAGTTTTAGCTCGAATGCCAGTCTCAGTAGAATCAACAAGAAGTGCTGTACCACTAATCAGACCAAAGTTCCACCCTAATCCCAGTAAAGAAAGGGCGATAATCAGCAGAAGCAAAGAATCTCCTGGAGCCAATGCAGCAATTAAGGCCGCTAAAAGCAATGTTACACCGGAAGCGCCAGCCATTATTATGCGGCCAAACTTATCAACTAGAAAGCCTGTAAATAGAGATGGGAAATACATGGCACCAATATGAAAGCCTATAACTAGACCTACGGTGCCCAGTCCATGACCATGATGGTTCATATGCACCGGTGTCATCGTCATAATTGCTACCATGACGATCTGTGTAAGGATCATAATGGTTGCACCCACAAAGATGCCACGCTTGTTGGTATGTTTAGCTTTTCCTGTATCATCGCTCTTACGCTGATCCTGCTTAGCCGCTTCAATTGCTTTAGCTATGACTAACGGTTCTGGTCGAAGTAAAATAAATAAAACCAGACCCGCTAGAATATAAGCAGCTGCTGCTAAAACAAAAGGACCCGCAAGTGATGGAACGCCAATAGACTCAGCAAAACGTCCCATCACATTGACTAAGTTTGGTCCTGCAACTGCACCGAATGTTGTGAAAACCATCGTCATGCTGATAGCTGTCGCGCGCTGTTTGTTATTCGCTAAGTCAGTACCAGCATAGCGAGCTTGCAGATTGGTGGCTGATCCTGCGCCATAAATAAGCAAGGAAGCAAATAATAGCAAAATACTATTTATAATTGCTGCAATGATGACTCCTATAGCTCCAAGTCCGCCAATGATAAATCCCGCAGAAAGACCCGCACGACGCCCGAAACGTTGAGACAGTCTGCCAACTGAAAATGCGGCTCCGGCTGATCCCAGTGTGAATAAGGCAGTAGGTAGGCCGGCATATGCATCTGTTCCAAGCATTTGCTGGGCAATGAGAGCACCAACGGTTACTCCGGCTGCTAATCCTGCGCCTCCAAAAATCTGTGAGATACTAACAACCAATAAAGTACGCTTATATAGTGCTTTTTGTTTCTCTGAAGAATGAACATAGCTTTGTACCAAGGCTGATTGTGTTCCTACATCTCTATCTTTCACTATGAAAATTCACCTCTCTTTTAACAAGTTCCTTAATTTAGGTTTGCATTATCATAGCACGCACAAAAAAACCATACAATTCAATAATTGTATGGCAAACAATATTACGTGATTTTATCTAATAAGTTTTTAAGAATAGCTAGTCCTTGCTCTAACTCTTCCGTGGTTTTTGGTGCACACACAGAAACCCTTACAGCTCTTTCTGGTGAGCTGTTGCCTACAACAAAACGATCAGCTGCATACACCTGCACGCCCTGTTTTGCAGCTAACGTTTCGAACGTATCACCAGTAATCGTACCGGGTAATAAAAGCCAGCGAAAGATGCCTGTATCAACGCCTAAGCACGTATAGTCTTTAAAATACTTATTTACGATCTGATTTCTGCAAATCGTCTGTTGACGGTGATTATCGACTAAGACTTCAAATTGATTGGATACAATCGTTCGTGCCGATAATTCTGCTAGCAGGGGCGAAACAGTTATATTCAGATTGTACAGCGCCTTGGAAAGTTGCTCTTTAAATTGCCCTGGCACTGCTACATATGCTAGTCGCAGACCTGGAGCTAATGATTTTGATAAACTGGCGATATGTATGACCTGTTCCGGAGCAAAAGATGCTAGTGCGGGCATCGGGTCTTCATTAAGCAAATGATACGATGCATCTTCAATAACAAACAGTTTATACTTCTTCGCAATTTCTGCAATCTTTTTTCGTTTTTCCACGGATAGAAAGGTAGCTGTAGGATTGTGATAATCCGGGATTAAATAAACGCCTTTAATGTTTTCGTTCTTACATGCATATTCAAGCGATTCCGGACTCATCTCATAATTCTCTGATTTTATCGGTACAATTTGCACGCTGAGCATGGCAGCAACTGTTTTTAAGCCAGGGTATGTATGTAAGTCAACACCAATTCGATCTCCGGGTTTACAAAGACTTGCCAATGCAGCGGCAATCGCATTTTGTCCTCCATTTGCAAATAATATACGCTCTACGGATGTTTCGAATCCGCTTCTTTTGATTAACTGTACAGCTGCATCTTTTTGCCAAAGGCTTTCACCTGACCTGCCATAGCTGAACCACTTTTCATAGTCTGACTCTTGCAGCATGGTTTTAAGTTGAAGCAGGAGAGGTTCATATGAAGTATCATCCGGCAGTGTTGCACCCATTTCTATTAAATGCTTCGGCTCTGTATCCTCGAGTAAATAAGCATTCGACAAAGCATCGTATGATACGTAGGTACCACTTCCAACAGAGGCGCTTAGCAATCCTTTTAGCTCACAGACTTTAAAAGCTTTTGAAATGGTACTTACGTTTAAATCCAAATAATCAGCCAGTTCTCTCTGGGGAGGAAGTTTGGTTCCGGGTATGATAACACCATGGATTATATCTCGTTCCAATTGCTCAGCTAACGCTTTGTAGATAGGCTTATTAGTTTTATCAAGAACTGGCTTCCAGCTCATAGGATAGTTATCAAAAGAATTAATAGGCATAATTTACATTCCTTTTTAAGCAAATTTATAATGCTGATTTGTTATTTAATTATAGGCGTATTAGGGTTGGGAGCTACAGTTGCTATTATGACTGTTTCTAATGACGTAGTTCAATTAGTTTTTCTAATAAATAAATGTATTATTGGTAATACTACTTCTTGTTTTAAACCATTGCTTTTAACGTTTAAATATATTGAAGGTCGGGAAAAGTAATAAATAATAACTCCTTTAGAAGGATACTGAAAAGAAACTTATTGTAATTATTATAATTGAATAATTTATATTAGATAACAAGTATAATAATTGATGAAATGGAATTTGAATGTTAGAATTATTTCGAATAATCTAAGGAGGTACACCAATTTGGCTGAGAATAAAGATAAGAATGTTGAGAGAAAGACCCTAACTACTAGGCAGGGGCATCCAGTTACAGATAATCAGAATATCCGTACGATTGGTGACCGAGGTCCGGCAACACTTGAGAATTATCACTTTATCGAAAAAATTTCCCATTTTGACAGGGAAGAGGTACCAGAGCGGGTTGTACACGCAAGGGGTGCTGGGGCGTTTGGTTATTTTGAAACGTACGGAAAAGTAGGGGACGAGCCTGTAGAAAAGTATACACGTGCAAAAGTCTTTTCGGGCGCTGGTAAGAAAACGCCATTGATGGTTCGTTTCTCTACAGTAGCGGGGGCAAAAGATTCTCCGGAAACTGCTCGAGATCCTCGTGGTTTTGCAGTGAAGATGTATACGGAAGATGGAAACTGGGACTTGGTTGGTAACAACCTGAAGATTTTCTTTATCCGTGATGCGATGAAGTTCCCGGATATGATTCATGCGTTCAAAGTAGATCCAGCGTCAAACGTCCCTAATCCGCAGCGCATGTTTGACTTTGTGTCACGTACGCCTGAGGCAACACATATGATTACATTCTTATTCTCGCCATATGGCATACCAGCAACATATCGCCATATGCAAGGTTCAGGTGTCAATACTTATAAATGGGTAAATGAAAAGGGAGAAGCAGTCCTGGTGAAGTACCACTGGGAACCGAAGCAAGGCATCCGAAATTTGACCCAAGAAGAAGCAGATTACATTCAAGGAAAGAACACCAGTCATGCAACACAAGATTTATATGAGGCAATAGAGCAAGGGGATTACCCGGAATGGGAGCTATTTGTTCAAATCATGGAAGATGATTATCATGAAGAGCTGGACTTTGATCCTCTTGATGACACGAAACTATGGCCGGAAGATAAATTCCCATGGCTTCCAGTAGGAAAAATGGTTTTAGATCGTAATCCAGTGGACTATCACGCAGAGATTGAGCAAGCAGCATTTGGTACTGGCGTGCTTGTCGATGGAATGGACTTTTCTGACGACAAAATGCTGCAAGGCCGTACTTTTTCTTATTCCGATACGCAGCGCTACCGTGTAGGAGCCAACTACTTGAAATTGCCTGTTAACGCACCTAAAACAACTATCCATACAAATCAGCATCGTGGACAGATGGATTTCCGGGACCCGAAAGAGTCCGGTGACAATCCGCATATCAATTATGAACCGTCCATGCTTGGCGGTTTGCAGGAAGCGGATAAAGGAGAACGGCCGCAGCACCGTCCAACATATAACGCTGCAGCTATGAGCGCGCCGATCGATCGCCCGAATAACTACGGGCAAGCAGGTGAAACGTATCGCAACCTTGAGGATTGGGAGCGAGATGAGTTAATCAATAACTTGTCCAATGCTTTGGCTGTTTGTGATAAATCAATCCAAGACGCCATGGTGGAGCACTTTACACAGGCAGATGAGGAATATGGCCGTCGTGTGAAGGAAGGCATTGAGGCGAAGCTGAAAGAAATCAAAGAAAACAAAGAAGAAAATAAGCTTCCAGGACGCGAAGCAGGGCACACGAAATTTGGTCAAGGTTCATTAGCTGCAAATGAAGCTACTGATGAAGCTGTAGAGAATAGCCGTAAATCAGATGAGTATTAAGAAATAATGTTTGTACAAAAAGGCTGTCATGTGACAGCCTTTTTGTATGCATTTTTTAGCTTGCTGCCCTGATCAGTCGAAGTATTTTCAATTCGAAATCCTACAAACTTATAACTAAGGATATATTCATCTAGTTTGTGTTATTTAACATCCTCTTGATGAATTAGAGACTCTATGTCTTCTTAATGTCATATGCAGCACTTCTGCTGGAGCTTTTCGCATTATAAAATACCGGATTCCAATAGAGGAATCCGGTATTATAGTGCCCTCTCTAAGTGGACGGGTCTATTTTAGATATCAGCATCCTAAGAGAAGGAAGTATGAAATTTCATTTAAGCTAATCTCGTCTTAAAGTCTTGATAACCAAACTCGCGCACGACCTTACAATCTCCATCTTTATCTCGTACCGCAATGGCAGGTAAGGGCATACCGTTGAATGTGTTGGTTTTTACCATGGAATAAATAGCCATATCTCCGAAGACTAATCTATCGCCGCTTTTT
Coding sequences within it:
- a CDS encoding DUF6282 family protein, which gives rise to MKTIKGVYDLHIHSAPDIRTRKHDDLELLSQAEALGAAGFVLKSHQFPTTERAWILNKLAHKTIAYGSITLNNAVGGLNPTAVRYALELGAKIVWLPTIDARNHRQKESKQGGITIKEGNRIVPELLEILRVIKQHNAVLATGHISKDEIYAVLEAANDLGISHIVVTHPEFHIVDLSIEDQKFIVSNFDNVYFERTFAQPIGNGNYQNNLPANVEAIREVGYETTLVSTDSGQIENPPWNESLPAYIQFLRENNIEEDAIDWMTKKLPAKLLNIN
- a CDS encoding isocitrate/isopropylmalate dehydrogenase family protein, which codes for MTTYRIGVLQGDGIGPEIVSATTSILEAAAKKHELQLNLVDLPMGWAAIKEHNDPIPQYTKDELEKCHGWILGPHDSAAYPEEHKQKRNPSGELRHYFDLYANVRPAKTMPGTKSMVGEADLVIFRENTEGFYTDRNMYIGVGELQITPDVAVSTGVFTRKAVERIAHAAFQSAMTRRKKVTIVHKANVIKLGTGLFLNVCREVAEQYSEVEVDDYHIDAMTAHLVRRAGDFDVIVTENMFGDILSDLTGELVGSLGLAPSINSNDTQAMAQAAHGSAPDIAGKNIANPIGIMLSTVMFFEWLYSQHKDEKLKQVAETMERTLFKTVESGVKTGDLGGSASTSEFAEYIIESIHDGEQKMSK
- a CDS encoding RraA family protein; the protein is MFKDIPSTSVSDALQGKNHMSYEIKPIGDFQLSGPAFTVEIDEGENISVLEAMYKAKPGDVLVVDGKGWTANAVAGDFILNLGKTLGLAGIVIDGVIRDIKGSLALDYPIFCKGTTTCASKKTQKGLIGVPIVCGGVSVNPGDYIVGDSDGVVVVPHSEASSIREQALEKISVDEKRESSVGQDVDAARKYIEDFLIKAEKNIVL
- a CDS encoding pyridoxamine 5'-phosphate oxidase family protein; protein product: MVEMMKQEELETVRELIKDVDTAMLTTVTEEGLVSRPMKTQEVEFDGDLWFFTKKETDKYEEILHDQDVNVAYAGKSYVSIRGRAEIIEDLNKRKELWSKAYEKIMQTSYDDPSVVLIKVQAEAAEYWDTGNFTKKIAFMYKRMTGQSVKSTDINETVDLEK
- a CDS encoding TetR-like C-terminal domain-containing protein; amino-acid sequence: MLSSKGAPAFRKSFLEFVIEELDVDLDLIEGINQGLSRNLVLRFFGAAIVEIVEAWITNGLSEPAKVVARQMGVLLDRNL
- a CDS encoding MFS transporter; amino-acid sequence: MFIVKDRDVGTQSALVQSYVHSSEKQKALYKRTLLVVSISQIFGGAGLAAGVTVGALIAQQMLGTDAYAGLPTALFTLGSAGAAFSVGRLSQRFGRRAGLSAGFIIGGLGAIGVIIAAIINSILLLFASLLIYGAGSATNLQARYAGTDLANNKQRATAISMTMVFTTFGAVAGPNLVNVMGRFAESIGVPSLAGPFVLAAAAYILAGLVLFILLRPEPLVIAKAIEAAKQDQRKSDDTGKAKHTNKRGIFVGATIMILTQIVMVAIMTMTPVHMNHHGHGLGTVGLVIGFHIGAMYFPSLFTGFLVDKFGRIIMAGASGVTLLLAALIAALAPGDSLLLLIIALSLLGLGWNFGLISGTALLVDSTETGIRAKTQGTVDVLIALSGAAGGALSGLIVAGSSFLMLSMVGGIVSVLLIPLMIWYRRN
- a CDS encoding PLP-dependent aminotransferase family protein; its protein translation is MPINSFDNYPMSWKPVLDKTNKPIYKALAEQLERDIIHGVIIPGTKLPPQRELADYLDLNVSTISKAFKVCELKGLLSASVGSGTYVSYDALSNAYLLEDTEPKHLIEMGATLPDDTSYEPLLLQLKTMLQESDYEKWFSYGRSGESLWQKDAAVQLIKRSGFETSVERILFANGGQNAIAAALASLCKPGDRIGVDLHTYPGLKTVAAMLSVQIVPIKSENYEMSPESLEYACKNENIKGVYLIPDYHNPTATFLSVEKRKKIAEIAKKYKLFVIEDASYHLLNEDPMPALASFAPEQVIHIASLSKSLAPGLRLAYVAVPGQFKEQLSKALYNLNITVSPLLAELSARTIVSNQFEVLVDNHRQQTICRNQIVNKYFKDYTCLGVDTGIFRWLLLPGTITGDTFETLAAKQGVQVYAADRFVVGNSSPERAVRVSVCAPKTTEELEQGLAILKNLLDKIT
- a CDS encoding catalase gives rise to the protein MAENKDKNVERKTLTTRQGHPVTDNQNIRTIGDRGPATLENYHFIEKISHFDREEVPERVVHARGAGAFGYFETYGKVGDEPVEKYTRAKVFSGAGKKTPLMVRFSTVAGAKDSPETARDPRGFAVKMYTEDGNWDLVGNNLKIFFIRDAMKFPDMIHAFKVDPASNVPNPQRMFDFVSRTPEATHMITFLFSPYGIPATYRHMQGSGVNTYKWVNEKGEAVLVKYHWEPKQGIRNLTQEEADYIQGKNTSHATQDLYEAIEQGDYPEWELFVQIMEDDYHEELDFDPLDDTKLWPEDKFPWLPVGKMVLDRNPVDYHAEIEQAAFGTGVLVDGMDFSDDKMLQGRTFSYSDTQRYRVGANYLKLPVNAPKTTIHTNQHRGQMDFRDPKESGDNPHINYEPSMLGGLQEADKGERPQHRPTYNAAAMSAPIDRPNNYGQAGETYRNLEDWERDELINNLSNALAVCDKSIQDAMVEHFTQADEEYGRRVKEGIEAKLKEIKENKEENKLPGREAGHTKFGQGSLAANEATDEAVENSRKSDEY